One genomic window of candidate division WOR-3 bacterium includes the following:
- a CDS encoding T9SS type A sorting domain-containing protein has product MMKRLVLKLPLFFLLVFYRISSADLIYELPIGGLRYDIVKVEGFDRIEITGSVSTSAPGAPELPVVTFNYLLPRKRKVSSVEIIEEEWDELPGDFYIYPAQNRGSMLDEYAFTPCDPFIYNSETPYPVDIVCSVHSGNMRGYQVCQVGVVPFRYFPESRKLHILKKLKVRFKTEENDCYVIPERQTRTAQELTDRFVSSLIVNKEELNDPSKRPRIGVEDNIRDLTVTDLPALLGAPVDLVVVTTDQLYDVYNKFAHYKKLCGYNTVVRTLTWIRQHYQGTDDAERIRNFLKDAVTKWGVVYVLLGGDVPEIPTRWIWMSSLYNQWPVHIVTDLYFSDLDGTWNQNGNEKFGEVEDSLDLYPDVFVGRLPTRDAFEVNDYLNKVRSYLQPVFTAIQNKALFFTSDLDVSNDAYFMAKRIAEHLPVWFDTTFLNERPKQELYDSLYTGFGIVCGIGHGDINNIRVKNNPREQADIYFFDDLHNTDLYGVLFVITCYTNTFQSDCLSKHWLLNPHGGGVAYIGPTSFSEAYIHEVYTTSQFDSLFSFPLSAVLGRTKVPFISQSQWDNWYRLYQFSISLLGDPTLSLWDTIPLNYSDVTVVPDTLNVGNDVVRLSVNPPQPSTVVFYKENETFIIDTIYDGFLERAVKTETPGYLKYRIQDIPAASRSAGYIPWIDSVFVASGQSHLVYKEHTIVDTSHNSNGMVNPGEDILLYLTIQNTGGAAAHNITARIDCADSLLTMVCDTASFPDIEAAEFGENITPFHFYVSGSLPDFYSLDFEIDITSDFDLTRDSFQIICAAPVMEHFTQRAFKSGDTIEILPYLANFGHEPADSVYGVITADSDTVTILDSLVSFPLIPFNSVVNSEEPFEILLNYPGVPLEFNLEIYFRNEKVITQSVVIDTPMVPESLRVFGRKNSVELVWLQVPGAIGYRVYRATQYNGDYRLLNNYLEPTSRFEDFNVQHNTTYFYYVVAVDSSRNQSASSDTVSGRINIPPAPGWPRPVYDYLFSSCNFADIDPYYPGLEIVVCGKEGYVYAWHYDGSAVLDDGVLFDIHPAEVWTSPALGDLDGDGTIEIVFGVRRSTDNLYVVDNQGVCPFGWPRSVPGNIIGSPVLADIDQDGDLEIFIWTLNADLYAFHHDGTGVFSSNGLLKDLPGISLGSPAIGDINQNGSLEIVCCGGSRGDSLYVWDSSGNYLSPFPIFIQPGNLQYSTVLGDLFGDARFEICFYADSTERLYVVDADGSIRWYQTLYSVADIEGSPIICDVTGDGAPEVICGYQTGFAIFDSLGNTLPGFPDSSHDAKLPVAADIDCDGRAEVIVGSADWFLYAYQNDGGQMEGFPMQFNNRIEASPALYDIDNDGRLELMLGADGYKFYVFDLDADTPAQWPKFRYDSYNSGTYQSGNLNVSSFDDGTAAPLLQLYPIPFKSRLQIKFNDFSGAEEFKLKIYDVTGRLIKSIDCPVEDQNRSFVWSGDDNEGRNVAAGVYFVRVEASSGDITQKVVRVR; this is encoded by the coding sequence GTGATGAAGAGGCTTGTTTTAAAGTTACCTTTATTTTTTTTGTTAGTGTTTTACCGGATATCATCGGCTGACCTGATCTATGAACTGCCAATCGGTGGGCTCAGATATGATATTGTAAAGGTAGAGGGATTCGACCGTATTGAGATCACCGGTTCAGTTTCTACGTCGGCACCCGGAGCTCCGGAACTGCCCGTCGTCACTTTTAATTATCTTTTACCCCGGAAAAGAAAAGTGAGCTCGGTCGAAATAATCGAAGAAGAATGGGACGAGTTACCCGGAGATTTTTATATTTATCCTGCGCAGAACAGGGGGTCTATGCTGGATGAATATGCCTTCACTCCCTGCGATCCTTTTATATACAACTCGGAAACCCCGTATCCCGTTGATATCGTCTGTTCTGTCCACTCAGGGAATATGAGAGGATATCAGGTCTGTCAGGTCGGCGTCGTTCCTTTCAGATACTTTCCTGAAAGCAGAAAACTCCATATTTTAAAAAAATTGAAGGTCAGATTCAAGACCGAGGAGAATGATTGTTATGTCATACCCGAGCGCCAGACAAGGACGGCACAGGAGTTGACCGACAGATTCGTTTCTTCTTTGATCGTCAATAAAGAGGAGCTGAATGATCCTTCAAAGAGACCCCGAATCGGTGTGGAGGATAATATTCGGGACCTGACGGTCACTGATCTGCCGGCGTTGCTCGGAGCACCGGTCGATCTGGTTGTCGTCACGACGGACCAGCTTTATGATGTTTATAATAAATTCGCCCATTACAAAAAACTGTGCGGTTATAACACAGTGGTGAGGACATTGACCTGGATAAGGCAGCACTACCAGGGCACAGACGACGCCGAGCGAATCAGAAATTTTCTGAAGGATGCGGTGACAAAGTGGGGGGTGGTCTATGTGCTGCTGGGTGGAGATGTTCCGGAGATTCCGACCCGCTGGATCTGGATGTCATCTTTATATAACCAGTGGCCTGTTCATATCGTTACTGACCTCTATTTTTCCGATCTCGACGGCACCTGGAATCAGAACGGCAATGAGAAATTCGGAGAAGTGGAGGACTCATTGGATTTATATCCTGATGTTTTCGTAGGTCGGTTACCGACAAGGGATGCATTTGAAGTAAATGATTATCTCAATAAAGTCCGCTCATATTTACAGCCGGTCTTCACCGCCATACAGAACAAGGCGCTCTTTTTCACTTCAGACCTGGATGTTTCCAATGACGCTTATTTTATGGCGAAACGGATAGCCGAGCATCTACCGGTGTGGTTTGATACTACTTTTTTGAACGAAAGACCGAAGCAGGAATTATATGATTCCCTTTACACCGGTTTCGGGATTGTCTGCGGAATAGGACACGGCGACATAAATAACATACGGGTGAAGAACAACCCGCGCGAACAGGCGGATATCTATTTTTTCGACGACCTTCATAACACGGATCTATACGGTGTGCTTTTCGTCATAACATGCTACACCAATACCTTCCAATCGGATTGTCTCAGTAAACACTGGTTATTGAATCCTCATGGCGGCGGCGTCGCCTACATCGGACCGACGAGTTTCAGTGAAGCCTATATCCATGAGGTCTATACCACATCACAATTTGATTCGCTTTTTTCATTTCCTTTGTCTGCAGTCCTGGGCAGGACAAAAGTTCCTTTTATCTCACAGTCGCAATGGGATAATTGGTATCGATTATATCAGTTTTCAATCTCTTTGCTCGGCGATCCTACATTGAGCCTCTGGGATACCATTCCTTTGAATTACAGCGACGTGACCGTTGTGCCCGACACACTGAACGTGGGGAACGACGTCGTAAGGCTCTCCGTGAATCCGCCTCAACCGTCGACTGTTGTCTTTTATAAAGAGAACGAAACGTTCATCATCGATACTATTTATGACGGTTTTCTTGAACGCGCGGTTAAGACAGAAACACCCGGTTATTTAAAGTACAGAATCCAGGATATTCCGGCGGCTTCCCGCTCCGCCGGTTATATCCCCTGGATTGACTCTGTATTCGTCGCTTCCGGACAATCCCATCTTGTCTACAAAGAACATACAATAGTAGACACTTCACATAATTCGAACGGGATGGTTAATCCGGGTGAAGATATATTGTTGTACCTAACAATCCAGAATACAGGAGGTGCCGCGGCGCACAACATAACCGCCAGGATAGATTGCGCCGACAGTTTACTTACGATGGTCTGCGATACCGCTTCGTTCCCGGATATCGAAGCAGCCGAATTCGGCGAGAACATCACTCCGTTTCATTTTTACGTTTCCGGGTCGCTTCCGGACTTTTACTCTCTTGATTTTGAAATCGACATCACCTCTGATTTTGATCTGACACGTGACAGTTTTCAGATAATATGTGCGGCACCGGTCATGGAACATTTCACCCAACGTGCTTTCAAGTCTGGTGATACAATAGAGATCCTGCCGTATTTAGCCAACTTCGGTCATGAACCGGCGGATTCTGTATACGGTGTCATCACCGCTGATTCCGACACAGTGACCATACTGGACAGTCTTGTTTCATTTCCTCTCATTCCATTCAACTCAGTGGTGAATTCTGAAGAACCTTTTGAAATACTGCTTAATTATCCGGGTGTTCCTTTGGAATTCAATCTGGAAATATATTTCCGCAACGAAAAGGTCATCACTCAATCAGTGGTCATCGATACACCGATGGTTCCCGAATCACTGCGTGTCTTCGGAAGAAAGAATTCAGTTGAACTCGTGTGGCTCCAGGTGCCGGGAGCAATCGGTTACCGTGTTTATCGCGCCACCCAGTACAACGGCGATTACCGATTGTTGAACAATTATCTGGAACCGACATCACGGTTTGAGGACTTTAATGTTCAGCATAATACCACTTATTTTTATTATGTGGTTGCAGTGGATTCATCAAGAAATCAGAGTGCCTCTTCTGATACGGTCTCCGGCAGGATCAATATACCTCCTGCGCCGGGCTGGCCCAGACCCGTGTATGATTACCTCTTTTCTTCCTGCAATTTCGCCGACATCGATCCGTACTACCCTGGACTTGAGATTGTGGTCTGCGGTAAAGAAGGTTATGTCTATGCCTGGCATTATGACGGTTCAGCAGTCCTTGACGACGGTGTCCTGTTTGACATCCATCCCGCCGAGGTGTGGACCTCTCCGGCACTGGGCGATCTTGACGGAGATGGAACCATCGAGATAGTCTTCGGAGTGAGAAGGTCTACGGATAATTTATATGTAGTCGATAATCAGGGTGTTTGTCCGTTCGGCTGGCCCAGGTCTGTACCGGGTAATATCATCGGCTCGCCGGTACTCGCCGACATCGACCAGGACGGTGATCTCGAGATCTTTATCTGGACCCTCAATGCCGATTTATATGCTTTTCATCACGACGGCACAGGGGTTTTTTCAAGTAATGGATTGTTAAAAGATCTGCCCGGTATCTCCCTCGGCAGCCCGGCGATCGGTGATATAAACCAGAACGGTTCACTGGAAATCGTCTGCTGCGGAGGAAGCAGGGGGGATTCACTCTATGTATGGGACAGTTCAGGTAATTATCTGTCTCCTTTTCCGATCTTCATTCAGCCCGGGAATCTTCAATATTCCACGGTGCTCGGTGACCTTTTCGGTGATGCAAGATTTGAAATCTGTTTTTATGCGGATTCGACTGAGCGACTCTATGTCGTCGACGCCGACGGCTCGATCCGCTGGTATCAGACACTTTACAGTGTGGCGGATATAGAGGGGAGTCCGATCATCTGCGACGTCACCGGTGACGGAGCACCAGAGGTTATCTGCGGTTACCAGACCGGTTTTGCGATATTCGATTCACTCGGCAACACCCTGCCGGGGTTTCCTGATTCCAGCCATGACGCCAAGCTGCCGGTGGCGGCGGATATTGATTGTGACGGCAGGGCAGAGGTGATTGTGGGGTCAGCCGATTGGTTCCTCTACGCCTATCAGAACGACGGCGGACAGATGGAGGGATTTCCGATGCAGTTCAACAATCGAATTGAGGCCTCGCCGGCTTTATATGATATTGACAACGACGGCAGACTGGAACTCATGCTCGGTGCCGATGGTTATAAATTTTATGTCTTTGATCTTGACGCAGATACGCCGGCTCAATGGCCCAAGTTCAGGTATGATTCATATAATTCAGGTACTTATCAGTCCGGGAATTTAAATGTGTCGAGTTTCGACGACGGTACAGCCGCTCCTTTGCTTCAATTGTATCCGATTCCGTTTAAGAGCCGACTCCAGATTAAATTCAATGACTTCTCAGGCGCCGAAGAGTTCAAACTCAAGATTTATGATGTAACCGGCAGACTGATCAAGAGTATCGACTGCCCTGTTGAAGACCAAAACCGTTCTTTTGTATGGTCGGGTGATGATAATGAAGGACGGAATGTCGCGGCGGGGGTCTATTTTGTCAGGGTGGAAGCATCTTCAGGTGATATCACGCAAAAAGTCGTCAGGGTCAGGTGA
- a CDS encoding DUF523 domain-containing protein — MERILVSACLIGINCRYDGKNAYRKKVAELAEKNCLLFACPEQLGGLTTPRPRNRIKGSRVINELGVDVTKNFQRGAREFLKIAKKFGVKRIILKSRSPSCGRNGVVTRLLPRGIKVEYVK; from the coding sequence ATGGAAAGGATCCTTGTAAGTGCCTGTCTTATCGGTATCAATTGCCGCTACGACGGCAAGAATGCTTATCGAAAAAAGGTAGCGGAACTGGCGGAAAAAAACTGTCTGCTCTTCGCCTGTCCGGAACAGCTCGGCGGCCTTACCACACCACGGCCCAGGAATCGAATCAAAGGGAGCAGGGTGATTAATGAGCTGGGGGTCGACGTCACCAAGAATTTTCAGCGCGGCGCCCGTGAGTTTTTGAAGATTGCAAAGAAATTCGGTGTAAAGAGAATAATTCTGAAAAGCAGAAGTCCGTCCTGCGGCAGGAACGGTGTTGTGACCCGGTTGCTGCCTCGAGGAATCAAGGTGGAGTATGTAAAATGA
- a CDS encoding calcium-translocating P-type ATPase, PMCA-type has product MEKWHIRSIHKVEKTLNTDIASGLSSKEADNRLQRYGPNKLKELKKRTPFMMLLDQFKDFMIIVLIAAAIVSGLIGEPKDTIAIMVIVVINAVIGFVQEYRAEKAIEALKEMAAPIATVIRDKVPRSIDASELVPGDIVILETGKIVPADIRLTEAVQMKINESPLTGESVPVEKNTREFDEPTLPLGERKNIAFKGTTVTYGRGKGIVVATGMNTELGRIASLLQEAEEVKTPLQKKLAKFGQKLSLAVLAICGIVFLMGIVRGERPISIFLVAVSLAVAAIPEALPAVVTISLALGAKKMVKRKALIRKLPAVETLGSITYICSDKTGTLTLNRMTVEEVFVDGKVLRAKEIEVRNNEGLKTARLSPQVQLLRALALCNDVQIDAEKKVMGDPTETALFSFAGEKGFDKDDIEKKFLRINELPFDSERKRMTTIHTWENRYVSFTKGALESVLEKATRVLTSEGLSPIDQQTILKISEDMADRGLRVLCVGMREWDELPEEISPESVEKEIIILGLVGMLDPPREEAKDAVRKCMTAGIAPVMITGDHPSTAKTIAKMVGISQDDSKAIITGDRLEKMSLDDLKERIEHIKVYARVVPEHKLKIVKALQDKGHFVAMTGDGVNDAPALRRADIGVAMGITGTDVSKEAADMVLLDDNFATIVAAIKEGRRIFDNIRKFIKYTMTSNSGEIWTIFLAPFFGLPIPVLPIHILWINLVTDGLPGLALVAEPPEDDIMKRPPREPKESIFAHGLGYHIIWVGLLMGITSIFTQALAIKIGYAHWQTMVFTVLCLNQMGNVLAIRSEKKSFFALGFLSNKPLLGAFLLTFALQMATIYIPFLNPIFKTQPLNLVQLVLTLLLSSVVFVAVEIEKFFKRRRSK; this is encoded by the coding sequence ATGGAAAAGTGGCATATCAGAAGTATCCATAAAGTTGAAAAAACCTTAAATACTGACATCGCATCTGGACTAAGTTCTAAAGAAGCAGACAACAGACTCCAGAGGTACGGCCCCAATAAGTTAAAGGAGCTCAAAAAAAGAACTCCTTTTATGATGTTGCTGGATCAGTTCAAAGACTTTATGATTATTGTCCTCATTGCAGCAGCAATCGTCTCTGGTCTTATTGGTGAACCCAAGGATACTATTGCTATTATGGTTATTGTCGTAATAAATGCGGTGATCGGGTTTGTTCAAGAATACCGCGCCGAGAAAGCAATCGAGGCATTGAAGGAAATGGCTGCGCCCATTGCTACTGTCATCAGAGACAAAGTGCCCCGCAGTATTGACGCTTCTGAGCTTGTTCCCGGTGATATAGTAATCCTGGAAACAGGAAAAATTGTGCCGGCAGACATAAGATTAACCGAAGCGGTGCAGATGAAAATAAATGAATCACCTCTGACGGGAGAATCAGTCCCGGTTGAAAAAAATACACGTGAATTCGATGAGCCAACACTTCCCCTTGGGGAGAGAAAAAATATAGCTTTCAAAGGTACAACAGTTACTTATGGACGAGGTAAGGGAATTGTAGTGGCTACTGGCATGAACACCGAGCTGGGTCGAATCGCATCTCTATTACAAGAAGCAGAAGAAGTAAAAACGCCTTTGCAGAAAAAATTGGCTAAATTCGGTCAGAAACTTTCCTTAGCAGTTCTTGCTATATGTGGTATTGTTTTCTTAATGGGTATTGTAAGAGGAGAAAGACCCATTTCAATATTTTTGGTTGCTGTTTCGCTTGCAGTAGCAGCCATACCCGAGGCACTTCCGGCAGTAGTGACAATTTCACTTGCCCTTGGGGCTAAGAAAATGGTGAAACGAAAAGCTCTAATAAGAAAGCTTCCAGCCGTGGAAACACTCGGTTCCATCACCTATATTTGTTCTGATAAAACCGGCACGCTCACCCTGAACAGAATGACGGTGGAGGAAGTGTTTGTGGATGGCAAGGTATTGAGAGCAAAAGAAATAGAAGTTAGAAACAATGAGGGACTCAAGACAGCTCGATTAAGCCCCCAGGTTCAGTTATTGAGAGCGCTGGCGCTATGCAATGACGTGCAGATAGACGCAGAAAAAAAGGTCATGGGCGACCCCACAGAAACTGCCCTTTTCTCCTTTGCCGGTGAGAAAGGCTTTGATAAAGATGATATTGAAAAGAAGTTTTTAAGAATAAATGAACTCCCTTTTGACTCTGAAAGAAAACGCATGACGACCATCCATACCTGGGAAAATAGATATGTATCTTTTACCAAGGGGGCGCTTGAAAGTGTGCTTGAAAAGGCAACAAGAGTATTAACTTCTGAAGGATTAAGCCCCATAGACCAGCAAACGATTCTTAAGATAAGCGAAGATATGGCAGACAGGGGATTGAGAGTTCTTTGTGTTGGTATGAGAGAGTGGGATGAACTTCCTGAAGAGATATCACCTGAAAGTGTAGAAAAAGAAATTATTATTTTGGGCCTGGTGGGAATGTTGGACCCTCCTCGAGAAGAAGCAAAGGACGCGGTTAGGAAGTGTATGACCGCAGGAATAGCTCCTGTAATGATAACCGGAGACCACCCTTCCACCGCCAAGACAATAGCCAAAATGGTTGGTATATCACAAGACGACTCCAAAGCAATAATTACCGGCGACAGGCTTGAGAAGATGTCCTTAGATGATCTAAAAGAAAGAATTGAGCATATAAAGGTTTATGCCCGGGTGGTGCCGGAACATAAATTGAAGATAGTTAAAGCATTGCAAGATAAAGGTCATTTTGTAGCAATGACTGGCGACGGCGTCAATGATGCGCCGGCCTTAAGGAGAGCAGATATTGGCGTTGCGATGGGCATTACCGGGACGGATGTATCAAAAGAAGCCGCGGATATGGTACTTCTTGACGATAATTTTGCGACTATTGTTGCCGCCATAAAAGAGGGCAGGAGAATATTTGATAACATCAGAAAGTTTATAAAATATACCATGACCAGCAATTCAGGCGAGATATGGACAATATTTCTTGCACCCTTTTTCGGCCTTCCAATCCCGGTTTTGCCTATCCACATCCTCTGGATTAACCTGGTAACTGATGGTCTTCCTGGTCTTGCCTTAGTAGCAGAACCACCTGAAGATGATATTATGAAAAGACCGCCAAGGGAGCCAAAAGAAAGCATATTTGCCCATGGTCTCGGCTATCATATTATCTGGGTGGGACTTTTGATGGGAATAACCTCAATATTTACACAGGCGTTGGCGATTAAAATAGGATATGCTCACTGGCAGACAATGGTATTTACAGTTCTTTGTCTTAACCAGATGGGGAATGTCCTTGCGATAAGATCCGAAAAGAAGTCCTTTTTTGCTCTGGGATTTTTATCCAACAAACCTCTCCTGGGAGCATTTCTCTTGACGTTTGCTCTGCAGATGGCAACTATTTATATACCTTTCCTCAATCCAATATTCAAAACTCAACCATTGAACTTGGTTCAGCTTGTATTGACCTTGCTTCTTTCTTCAGTCGTTTTTGTCGCGGTTGAGATTGAGAAGTTTTTTAAAAGAAGGAGGTCAAAATAA
- a CDS encoding TIGR02253 family HAD-type hydrolase: MIKAVIFDLDNTLVDFMAMKEAAVEAAVAAMIDAGLKISHEEAKEKIYKIYDEEGIEDQKVFDKFLIKEFGGIDYRIHAAGIIGYRRAREAALVLYPHVQLTLMELIKRGLKLAVVSDAPRLQAWLRLCQLNLHHIFDVVITFEDTNKRKPDPEPFKKALHRLNIEPEEAMMVGDWVERDIVGAKSLGMKTVFARYGDRFRTTESGADYEVDDVLQILEILDNLSK; the protein is encoded by the coding sequence ATGATAAAAGCGGTTATTTTTGACCTTGATAATACACTTGTCGATTTTATGGCGATGAAAGAAGCAGCCGTGGAGGCTGCGGTCGCAGCGATGATCGATGCTGGTTTGAAGATTTCCCACGAAGAGGCGAAAGAGAAGATCTATAAAATCTATGATGAAGAAGGGATTGAAGACCAAAAGGTTTTTGATAAATTTTTGATCAAAGAATTCGGCGGCATAGATTATCGAATCCATGCCGCCGGAATCATCGGTTACCGGCGGGCGCGGGAGGCGGCGCTTGTACTCTATCCTCATGTACAACTGACCCTTATGGAGCTCATCAAACGGGGGTTGAAACTCGCCGTGGTGAGTGACGCCCCGCGGCTTCAGGCATGGCTGCGGCTCTGTCAGTTGAACCTTCACCATATCTTTGATGTGGTCATCACCTTTGAAGATACCAATAAGAGAAAACCCGACCCCGAGCCGTTTAAAAAGGCGCTCCATCGATTGAATATCGAACCAGAAGAGGCGATGATGGTCGGCGATTGGGTGGAACGGGATATCGTCGGTGCAAAATCACTCGGGATGAAGACGGTCTTTGCGCGTTACGGCGATCGCTTCAGGACCACTGAATCAGGCGCGGATTATGAAGTCGATGACGTCCTGCAGATCCTTGAGATTTTGGACAACCTGTCGAAATGA
- the purC gene encoding phosphoribosylaminoimidazolesuccinocarboxamide synthase, with protein MGSVKDLDIIKQPGEKAAGIGRFVFSDRYSVFDWGEMPDHILNKGSAICLATAYFFEKAEELGIKTHYLGVVENGKPKKLNDLTQPSNTIEVKILRVIKPQLTGDGYDYSIFQKERNNFLIPLEVIYRNALPAGSSVFKRLHQGTLKLSDIGLDKMPEPGQVLDKPIYDVSTKLEVTDRYLSWDEAKRISVLSDAELDEMKKMVANVNELITKETRRLDLFNEDGKIELGFDENRNFVLVDALGTLDECRFTYEGLPVSKEVARIYYRSTDWFKDVEEAKKNDRVNWKTNVKTSPPRLPEELYNAISTIYQAYTNELTKRRWFDVPSLVEALRVVKKYQ; from the coding sequence ATGGGTAGTGTTAAAGACTTGGATATAATAAAGCAGCCCGGAGAAAAAGCCGCGGGTATTGGCCGTTTTGTCTTTTCCGACCGTTATTCGGTCTTTGACTGGGGTGAGATGCCTGACCATATTTTGAACAAGGGGTCAGCAATCTGTCTTGCCACTGCTTACTTTTTTGAAAAGGCTGAAGAACTCGGAATAAAGACCCACTATCTTGGTGTTGTTGAAAACGGCAAACCTAAAAAATTGAATGATTTAACCCAACCTTCGAACACAATTGAGGTCAAAATCCTGAGGGTAATAAAACCACAACTCACCGGAGATGGCTATGATTATTCAATTTTCCAAAAAGAAAGGAATAACTTTTTAATTCCGCTTGAGGTTATCTACCGTAATGCTCTTCCTGCAGGTTCATCGGTATTCAAACGTCTGCATCAAGGAACCTTGAAACTTTCTGATATCGGTCTTGATAAGATGCCTGAACCAGGTCAGGTTCTTGATAAACCGATCTATGATGTCTCGACAAAACTTGAGGTAACTGACAGGTATCTTTCCTGGGATGAGGCAAAAAGAATTTCTGTCTTATCTGATGCAGAACTTGATGAAATGAAAAAGATGGTAGCTAATGTAAATGAACTTATTACAAAAGAGACACGCCGTCTTGATCTGTTCAATGAGGATGGTAAGATTGAACTTGGTTTTGATGAGAACAGAAATTTTGTGCTTGTTGATGCTTTGGGAACCCTTGATGAATGTAGATTTACCTATGAAGGATTGCCCGTGAGCAAAGAGGTTGCCCGAATATATTATCGTAGTACTGACTGGTTTAAGGATGTGGAAGAGGCAAAGAAAAACGACCGAGTTAACTGGAAGACAAATGTTAAAACTTCTCCACCCCGACTGCCCGAAGAACTCTACAACGCAATCAGCACAATCTATCAGGCGTATACTAATGAGCTGACAAAAAGAAGATGGTTTGATGTACCTTCACTGGTTGAGGCATTGAGGGTTGTAAAGAAATACCAGTGA